The proteins below are encoded in one region of Myxococcales bacterium:
- a CDS encoding sigma 54-interacting transcriptional regulator — translation MASPKNVVFGFLGTQLDGGLGPKRWERWRPSVDLCRHDDFVVDRLVLFADAVHAGLYDVVKKDIESVSPDTTVEAVALELKDPWDFEEVFGKLLDFSQRFAWKPEREGYFAHITTGSHVAQICMFLLTEARYLPAKLLQTSPPRGPGREKRESPGVLSVIDLDLSRYDRILSRFKREQQTARERLKDGIATKSALYNETIERIEQVATASSAPMLLLGPTGAGKSQLAKRIYGLKKERKKLKGPFVELNCATLRGDAAMSALFGHERGAFTGAQAAREGLLRRADGGVLFLDEVGDLGGDEQAMLLRAIEEKAFYPMGSDREVTSQFELLCGTNRDLPSAAAKGRFRPDLLARIDLWTFRLPSLVERLEDLEPNLDYELLAAARALGRAVTMSREAREHYVAFATSSEATWPGNFRDLNASVTRMATLAAGGRITPAVVVEELVRLRELFAHGDRVSAGPSRVDRVLGARKAKGLDRFDRVQLEEVLLVSERAASLSAAGRELFKESRKLKTSANDADRLRKYLGRFSLTWADVHAAQAPQRDVEGE, via the coding sequence ATGGCCTCGCCCAAAAACGTGGTGTTCGGCTTCTTGGGGACGCAGCTCGACGGGGGCCTTGGGCCCAAGCGCTGGGAGCGGTGGCGCCCGTCGGTCGACCTGTGTCGCCACGACGACTTCGTCGTCGACCGGCTCGTGCTCTTCGCCGACGCCGTTCACGCGGGGCTCTACGACGTCGTCAAGAAGGACATCGAGTCGGTCTCGCCGGACACGACGGTGGAGGCCGTGGCGCTCGAGCTCAAAGATCCGTGGGACTTCGAGGAGGTCTTCGGAAAGCTCCTCGACTTCAGCCAGCGCTTCGCGTGGAAGCCGGAGCGCGAGGGCTACTTCGCGCACATCACCACGGGCTCTCACGTGGCGCAGATCTGCATGTTCCTCCTGACCGAGGCCCGTTACCTGCCGGCCAAGCTTCTCCAGACGTCGCCGCCGCGCGGCCCGGGCCGTGAGAAGCGTGAGAGCCCCGGCGTGCTCTCGGTCATCGATCTCGATCTCTCTCGGTACGATCGCATCCTCTCGCGCTTCAAGCGCGAGCAGCAGACAGCGCGCGAGCGCCTCAAGGACGGCATCGCCACCAAGAGCGCGCTCTACAACGAGACCATCGAACGCATCGAGCAGGTCGCCACGGCGTCGAGCGCGCCGATGTTGCTGCTCGGCCCGACGGGCGCTGGCAAGAGCCAGCTCGCGAAGCGAATCTATGGTCTCAAGAAGGAGCGGAAGAAGCTCAAGGGCCCGTTCGTCGAGCTGAACTGCGCGACGCTCCGCGGCGACGCGGCCATGAGCGCGCTCTTCGGCCATGAGCGAGGCGCGTTCACCGGCGCGCAGGCGGCGCGCGAAGGGCTCCTTCGACGCGCCGATGGAGGCGTCTTGTTCCTCGACGAGGTGGGCGACCTTGGCGGCGACGAGCAAGCGATGTTGCTCCGCGCCATCGAGGAGAAGGCGTTCTACCCGATGGGGTCTGACCGCGAGGTCACGAGTCAGTTCGAGCTGCTCTGTGGCACGAACCGGGATCTGCCGAGCGCAGCGGCCAAGGGGCGCTTCCGTCCCGACTTGCTGGCGCGCATCGACTTGTGGACGTTCCGCTTGCCGAGCCTCGTTGAGCGGCTGGAAGATCTCGAGCCCAACCTCGACTACGAGCTCTTGGCAGCGGCTCGTGCCCTCGGGCGCGCGGTCACGATGAGTCGCGAGGCACGCGAGCACTACGTGGCTTTCGCCACGTCGAGCGAAGCCACGTGGCCCGGAAACTTTCGCGATCTGAACGCGAGCGTGACGCGTATGGCGACGCTCGCGGCAGGCGGACGCATCACGCCAGCCGTCGTCGTCGAGGAACTCGTACGGTTGCGGGAGCTATTCGCACACGGCGATCGCGTCTCCGCGGGGCCGTCACGTGTCGATCGCGTGCTCGGAGCGCGCAAGGCAAAGGGCCTCGATCGCTTCGACCGCGTGCAGCTCGAAGAGGTGCTCCTTGTCTCGGAGCGCGCGGCGTCGCTGTCGGCGGCCGGTCGCGAACTCTTCAAGGAGTCGCGGAAGCTGAAGACGAGCGCCAACGACGCCGACCGCCTGCGCAAGTACTTGGGCCGGTTCTCGCTCACGTGGGCCGACGTCCACGCGGCGCAGGCACCTCAGCGCGACGTCGAAGGCGAATGA